CACAGTTAACACCGTTCGCCGAATACGTTCGTCCATGAGCGGAACCTCTGCGGCCACCGAGACGGAGATCGAGGTTACGGAAACCGCGGCCGAGGAGGCGGTCCGGTTGCTGGAGAGCGAAGAGATGGACACAGACGTGGCCGGACTGCGCCTGTTCGTCCAGCAGGGCGGCTGCGCCGGGCTCTCCTACGGCATGCGATTCGACTACGAACCCGAAAGCGAGGACACGGTCTTCGAACACCACGGTCTCCGCGTGTTCGTCGACGAGGCCAGCATGAACTACATCGAGGGAAGCGTCCTCGACTTCGAGGACGGCCTGCAGGGCGAGGGGTTCCACGTCGAGAACCCCAACGTGGTCTCGGAGTGTGGCTGTGGCGAGAGTTTCCGGACCTAGTCGGCCAGCTCGAAGGCCACCTCAACCTCCGCCTGGTACTCGCGATTTTCCGCGGCCGCGATCTCGACACCCATCTCCTCTACCTCGACCCAGTAGACGTTGTCGAGGGTGTTCTCCGCACGGTCGACCGCGTCGTCGACCGCCGCATCGAAACTCTCCGAACTCGTACCGATCAGCGTGATTTTCTTGAAAACCATAGTTGTCGTTCCCAACGGCGACCGCTCATTCGTCGCTTGCTGTGTTAAAACTTGGCACGGGGGCGAACCCTTTTGTACGGAACCGTGACCAGTCCGGC
This Halorientalis sp. IM1011 DNA region includes the following protein-coding sequences:
- a CDS encoding dodecin; amino-acid sequence: MVFKKITLIGTSSESFDAAVDDAVDRAENTLDNVYWVEVEEMGVEIAAAENREYQAEVEVAFELAD
- a CDS encoding iron-sulfur cluster assembly accessory protein — translated: MSGTSAATETEIEVTETAAEEAVRLLESEEMDTDVAGLRLFVQQGGCAGLSYGMRFDYEPESEDTVFEHHGLRVFVDEASMNYIEGSVLDFEDGLQGEGFHVENPNVVSECGCGESFRT